The genomic window ggaggaagaaagagaaaagaagggaaggagcaCAGGCAGGAAAAGAATAGGAACATTCCAAAGCCATGTCTCAGGACATTAGAGCTAGAACCAGTGTCTGTACTAATGGGACACCTGCTAACACCCTCTTCTTTCACTTTACCTGGGGTGAGTTTTTGATTTCCTGCTTTAACACATGAAAACTGGTTTTTTAATTGGATTCTGCATATTCCCTCTGTGAACCTGTAGAACATAAGCTGTTTAAGTAGTTTCACAATGGGCTTTATTCCATTAGTGATATGCTGTATGGATTATAATTCTTCTAAACTGATAAAATGCTGATTTACTGGAAACCAAATTGACAAGAAGCCTATCATGTGTATTGACAGTCTGTTCAGCTTGCTGGACTTGGCCAGGAGACCTTGAGCTCCTAAgattttttcattcttctcttaaaaaatagcaaagatatatctttattttcagtTACTAAATTTTGAGTTCACTTAACAGTTTTCTTACCTGTTTGCAGAACCACGTGGAAGTAATGACAAAGTCTTGTTTCAGATATATAATGCCAGCATACTAACAATCTGAGCATACTCCAATATGCTTCTGCATCTTGAAGAATAAGGTTGTCTTATATGCTAGTAACATTTATCTGAAAAACATGCTACATAGAAGTACCTTTATGGGAACTTAGCCATACATTCTTTGCCAAAGCCAATGTCAAGAAGGTTATtaactaggttttcttctaggattttaatagtttgaggtgttaacatttaaatctttaatccaactcaagttaattttttcatattgtaGAAGTTAAAGGGCCAGTTTTAGTTTTATGCATatgttagccagttatcccagaaccatttattgaaaaggagtcctttccccattgctttttttttttttttctctcagcctCGTTGAGGATCAGGTGGTTGTAGGAgtgcaactttatttctgagttttctattctattccattggtctaagtgtctgataaaatagaagttgaaattttttaaaaagtatctttatGAAATCTAAAAAATGTGGAAAGTAATTAGTCTCTTTAAGAGAATCCTTGTTAATGTATTTGaatacagatatttatagaaatacaactaTAATTTGACTTAATATGCAGTAGTATAATACTTGAGACTTTACAattgaaacttttgttttttctaaacaGAATCTGCTCATTTCCTTTTTACACCAGTAATAGTAGAGCTAGAGAACTTTGGTTCACAGTGGAGTCATCAAGTCATAAAACTTTTGAACTTCAagggatttttctatttttttggttgCAGGTGGTAATAGGGAAATCTTCAATGACAGTAAGTTAATGACTTGCATTACTTCTTGGCCAAAGTTAAGACTAGTACAAAATCTGTTCAGTATTTTCCGCATCATCCCTGTGATTATCAAACTTGTCTCACTCTGCCAACCAAAAATATTCCCTTGGAACAACTCCTGATTGTGCCAAAATGAAGCAGTGGTTTTTCAAAGCTCACACATGACCATATGAACACTGCACAGTTGGTGCCATACTAAAATTCAATGCCTCTTACCGTTTTTTCCCTCCACTTTCTGTTGCTGTTTCCCAATCAAAGTAAAACCAGTATTAAGGTCTTAGTTCACTTTGTGATGTTATAACAaaattacctgagactggtaatttataaagaacaaagatttgtttctcatggttctggtggctgggaagtccaaaatcaaggcaccagTAAGTTtggttgtctggtgagggctggtGTCTGCTtgcaagatggtgccttgttgctgtatCCTCTGGAGAGGAAAAAGCTGTATCCCCCCTCCTGGTGGGATGGAAAGGCAAGCCAACCTCGGGCTAAGTGAAGCCTCTTTTTTAAGGGCCTTAATCCCACGTCTTAAGGGATAcacttcttaatactatcacactggCAATTTTGGAGGGGGCACATTCAAACTGTAGCAAGGACTAACTTCTAGCATATTATTTATTCCCCAAATTAAGTAGTGGGGTCTGCAGATTagttctgaagttttttttttttttcaggagaaaatagaataaaagggtAAAGAAGAAACCATAAATTCATCTTGGGTGGAGGTGGAGTTTCTGAAAATATTCTACACATTCCAACAATTGTGAATGTGCTGTTTTGCCATCTTATCAAAACAGTAGTATAGATGGAAAGGCTTTGGTTGAGCATATGGCTATTTCCGAGCTACTTAGCTTTCTATTAACTTTCTCATCACCCGTTGGCCTACTTGCTTAGGCCAATTAGCCCTTGGCCATTTTGTCTATGTGGGCATGCTAGGTCATGTCagggctgatttttttcttttcaaaaaattttaattgtggtaaaatatatatcacataaaatttatcacctttgccatttttaagtgtacagttcagtattGTTAAGAACATTCACATTTGTGCATGACTAAATTCCAGAACTCTTTTTATGTTGTAAGACTAAGACTCTTTACCCATTAAATAACAACACCGcatttctccctcctctcagCACCTGTAGAACCActattctacttcctgtctctatgagttTGGTTACTCTAGGTTATTGGGTCAATTTTGACAGCCTTCCTTGAGGTGAAATCCTCTTCCCAACATACTTGTTTCCATTGTCAACCATGACCCTGCCCTGGAGCTCTACCCTACACTCCATCCCATCCCCGTCTTTAGCCCACCCTGCTTGGCGACACCCACCATGGCCCCAGCCCACACCTTCAGCAGGTGCAGAATGTCTCTTAGTGTTGACTTACACCCTGGCAGTCCTGTGCACCATTCACAGGATCGTCTTACTTACAGATTGAGAATCTACAGTTTTGAGATCATTATCTTTACATTTCTGTATCCTCCATCCTTCACAGAGTCTTCAGCACAGAGCATGAGTTCAAAATCAGTGCTGGGAGCATTAGGagaaaattacagagaaaaaaatgttcaaagattTCATGTAGTTAAACATTCATTCCTTCTGCTTTTGCTCGTGCTGCGCCCCGCGGCAGGCAGAGCTCACGCTTCTGCCCCCCGACTGGTCCGGGGTCTGGGCACCGCGTCGACGGCGGCTCCGCAGGACGCGCAAACCGGGCCGCAGCCCATGCCCCGAGCGGACTGCATTATGAGGCATCTGCCTTACTTCTGCCGGGGCCAAGTGGTGCGGGGCTTCGGCCGCGGCTCCAAGCAGCTGGGCATCCCCACAGCTAATTTTCCTGAGCAAGTAGTAGATAATCTTCCAGCTGATATATCCACTGGCATTTACTATGGTTGGGCCAGTGTTGGAAGTGGAGATGTCCATAAGATGGTGGTGAGCATAGGATGGAACCCATATTACAAGAATACGAAGAAGTCTATGGAAACACATATCATGCATACCTTCAAAGAGGACTTCTATGGGGAAATCCTCAATGTCGCCATTGTTGGCTACCTGAGACCAGAAAAGAACTTTGATTCTTTAGAGTCACTTATTTCAGCAATTCAAGGTGATATTGAAGAAGCTAAGAAACAACTAGATTTACCAGAACATTTGAAAGTCAAAGAAGACAATTTCTTCCAGGtttctaaaagcaaaataatgaatgGCCACTGatgaaaaatcatatttattcattcactgttTTCTAGTGTTTCTGTGTTTATTACTGTCCAGCCTCATCTTGGTTATATACTAAAAATCAAACACTTTGCTACAGTTGTGAATTAGTTTGAACAGTACAACATAGTTACCATATCATGCTTCAACTGTTAAATTAAGGCCATCATGTCATAGCACGAAAAAGATACAGttaaaaatcaagatttaaagaatatatattgaTTAAAATGTACCACTAGAAAGGTATTACATGTGTGTAAGTATGGGTAAAAAGGCAAGTCACTAGTttgagatgaaaattaaaattttcatgataaaatacCAGCATATATGTAATTCTATAGTGTGTACTTCTAAACAGAGAAGGCTTATAAAAGTAAATGCATTAAGgccgagtgtagtggctcacacctgtaatcaatccgagcactttggggggctgaggtgggaggattgcttgagctcatgagttcaagaccagtctgggcaacatagcgagaccccatctctataataaaaaaaaaggaaatgcattaAATAGAAGGTTGATAGTTTATCATAAACCTGTGAGAAAGAAACTCAGACTTTGTATTTTGGGCATTAATACATTACAAACATGaagatgtttataaaattttgttgTAGTCATTTTCTTTGCAGTCACATTGTACCACCTTCATTATTGTATAGAGCTGCTTCAGTTCTGAGTCCTCTGGACTTCCCCTGCCTATCTGTTTTTTGTTGCCGTTGAAGACAGTAAAATAAGTGTTttcaaatctaaaaaaaaaaaaaaaaaatcagtgctgggagcattaggagaaaattacagagaaaaaaatgttcaaagattTCATGTAGTTAAACATTCATTCCTTCTGCTTTTGCATCCTAGGTTAACCCCTGTTGTGTCTTCCTGGATAAATGGGAAGCTGTCTGTCTCAGTTGATGTGATATTTATATATACCAGAGTTTGGAGTTTTCAGAGAAAGAGTGTGGAGAAGCTAAGTAGGGGACCTTGATGAGTCCCTAGACTGAGGATacaggagaagaaggaggaggcaggagcGGGCAGGAAGGAACAGAGAACCAGGAGGCCAAGGGACGTGTGTGTTGCAGCACACGTCTCTGTTTTTAAGTTGTTCTCTTTTGAATACTCTGTGCCGATGCTTTCAGCATCCTCAGAACAGCAGCTGGAAGGCAGTAGGTTTTATGGGATAACTGTGCACTCACCAGTTTAGATGTGTGGTTGCTAAGAGTCACGGTGTGAATGGGCGAGAATGAACTGCATGTGGGGCTGccacatttaacaaataaaaatataagatgtgcagtcaaattttaatttcaggtaaaaaaacaaataacttttaatttaagTCTATCCATGCAATATTTAGGATATACTTACACTAGAAAAAAtgttgcttatctgaaattccaGTTTTACTGAGTGAGTGTCCTGGATTTTGTCTGGCAACCCTGGCTGTAAAGGGAAGAAGGAGCTTTGTGTGGTAGAGCCAAGCGCTGGACTAAGGCACGGATGGAGGAGCAATCGGGGTCCCCAGTCGAGTTCAGTAATAtggagggaggagggtgaagattACAAGAATTACAAGCGAAGATGGGGGCCGTGGAATTCCATCTTCCACCTTTAAAGAATTtgccctttgttttttttcctttaattgatTTTTCCCTCCATTTTTAAGTTGTTCTCTTTCGAGTACTCTGTTTATAGATTTATTTCCCAAACAAGTGCTGTTAAATGGCCTCCACTTAACAGGCTCTGTGGAGGAGCAGAGCTCTCCTCTCTCTGTGCCGATGCTTTCAGCATCCTCAGAATAGCATCTGGAAGGCAGTAGGTTTTATGAGGATAACTGTGCACTCACCAGTTTAGATGTGTGGTTGCTAAGAGTCACGGTATTTGTTTGCAAACCTGTTGGTACCATTGGTCCATGTTTAGCTTTGTTTAatatacataaacaaaaaagTGTAACTGGAAGCtatggtgttttatttttcaattagcTATGGAAAGTCCAAGAAAATCAAGTTGCTAAGCAATTTCTGTTGAATTGGATGTGGGTAGAACCATTATCAAAGGTTGGAAGAAATCGTAAAAATGGGGAACATTTTATATTCACGTTGTTTTTCCTATGTCTTCAGGTTCTTTAAAGGAACTGAAACTGGAAGTTGCAGAAAATGCATTATGGGTGTGATTTATGAGGTAAAGAAGAGTACACAGTGCACGGTGTACGTAGGGTTATGGCAACTCTAGCAAACTAGTACCAAGATCTTATCTCAAGATACTGATCCTCATGTATGTTAACGTAAAAGGCATGTGTGTCCTGTGTGGAGGGCCTCTCCAGGTGAGAGCATGGCTGTGCTTTCACTCATGGTCAGCTCCAATCTGCTTAGGGAGCTCTGGGTGCCCATGGGCACACGGGTACCCTCTGTGGGCCCATGCGTCGTCCGTGTGACGTCCCTTCAGTGTCGGCTACTTTTATCCTTTGATCCACTGCTCCAGGGCTCATAATACATGATGTAATTGGTTGGAAAGGTGGATGTCCAAAAAGTGCATCAACACGCAAGGTCACGTGTCCTTTGCTTTGAGGTGTCACTCTGGGCAGAGCTGTCCGGTGCAACTCAGGGGAAGTGGTGTCCTGGTGAGAACCAAGTCAGAATGTGGTTTGAAATGAGCTCTTGTCTGGAGCTTGCAAATTACGGCTTATCTCTCCTTTAGTaggttttcttcatttatttccttaatttaatGGAGCGCCTTAGTgctatttcaattaaaaaatattgatggTAAATGTTTGGGAGGACGTTCTGCATCCTTTGATgctcaagattttcttttctccaaagcaATAGAGACATTAGCCTCACTCAAAGGAGAGTAAAATTATGTTCAATGTGTACACTTGCTTGCTGCGTAACAAAGTAATATTATGGCAGGGTGTTTGACAGAGACTCTTTAGCTTAATGAAATTCTATCAGGGAGATGCAGTTTTAATAGCATCGTTCATTGCTTTTTGTCCTTGTGGTCTTTAAAGGCTCGCATGTGGGGAGGACAGTGGCTGCATCTGAGCTGCCAGCAGCAGTGCAGGAGTTCAGATGTGAAATTTCACTCAGGCCAGTATttccagcatttatttttaatcaggttCTGCGCTTACCGATGGCCTGTTAAAAAGGAATTGTGTAATTAGCCTACTTTAAATCACCTTTCCTTCCTCAGTCTCTCCTCATCTCTGAGAAACAGCCCCCATATCACTGTGGCTTACTCTCTCTCTTAATATGTTGTAGGAACTACAGAAGTTTCAGCATACCCACAAATACTGGGTTAAATACCTCTTTTCAAACATTAGTTTTTGAAATTGTAGCCacgttttaaaaaaatgctggaATCAGAGTATGTCAAATTGTCATGTTAACATCATAAACAAGTTTCCTTGGGAGATAAGTGTTGTGGTTTCCGTACATAGAGACCCCTTTCTTTTTGGTTGACATTTCATTCCTCctacgtttttgttttgttttgttttgtgttgagacagggtcttgctctgtcacccaggctggagtgcagtggtgtgatcacggctcactgcggccttgatttcctgggataaagtgattctctcaccttagcctcccaagtagctgggactacaagcacttgccaccacacctggataatttttttgtttcttaaaaattgtttgtGGAGATTacgtctcactgtgttgcccagactggtctcaaatgcctgggctcaagcgatcctttcgCCTTAGCTTCCGCAAATTCTgagattatatgtgtgagccactgtgcccggccaatttctcCTAGGTTTTAAAAGATTGACTTTATAGGTTAGATCtgcagaaaagtttaaaaaaattatagaaccTATTCCCATGTATCCTTCATTCAGTCTCTGTCCTCATTATTGACATTTTGTGTTACCATGTCACAGTGGTCACAACTAATAAATCAATACTGAAAATCTCTTTGAATTCATAACAATGTCTgattatttagttttattaatcTGTAAAAATTTGGAACAACATAAATCAGCAACTTTCAAGGTTTTTTCCTGAAAGAAAGTAGCTTAGAAATGTATACAAAAGCAAATCAACTCAAAGTGTGCGTTTATcatttagaaagttaaaaatctatttttcctaTCAAAATTATCTCTTAATGCCTTTTAACTTAATAACATGGTGTTAGTTAACTCAGGATTTTCTTGAGTTTAGTAATTCTATCTTCCTAACGTACCTTCAATTTCTACTTATTTAGTAGAATGTTACTATTACAGATTGAGTATCCCTAATTGGAAAATCCAAAATCGGAAATGCTCCAAAACCCAAAAATTTTTCAGAGctaacatgatgctcaaaggaaatgcttattggagcattttggatttcagatgaGGGATACCAAACCGGTTTATagtacaaatattccaaaatctgaaataatcTGCAATATGAAACATTTCTTgtcccaagcattttgaataagggATACTCCACTTTTATTCTTATTCACCAAGAAACCACCAGAGAAGACATCAAGCATCAAATAAAAGCTACAGATGAGCACTTTACTTTTTAGGGAGTGCTGTTTGTTCTTATAAAGAAGTGAGGCTTTTTAAGAAGTGGCCTTTTTAGTGACTTTGATTCTTTCTCCTTTGCACCCTTTTTATGCTGATCGCTGTCTCCTTGTCTATAGAGGGGACCCAGGAAATCTTAGGTTACAGTGAGGCTCAGGGTGGAGCTTAGTTACTTGTCTCAGCATCAAGGGACAGGATCAAGGGAAAGGGTGCTGAGCTGTGCTTGTGGGTGGGAAATGAGGTAATTTAGCCATGATAACTGCCACGATAACTCTGGTGTTTGTTTTCTGCTATTTAGGCTATCAAAGTTAGTTAGAGACTCACAGCAAAAAGAAGATACTGATATTTTCTTGAGTTTTGTTTATAATCACGTTTTGAGCTTACATAGACAtgctccttttaaaaattcatttattcgcTTTTCATCCATGGGAAACcagtttttttttcatgaattatcaattatttaataagaaaagattctgatttaattataTCCAGAGACGGCTTTGATTATGTTATTTAAGATGGGGAatgattatttagaaatattaatgttcggccgggtgcagtggctcacacctgtaatcccagcactttgggaggctgaggcaggcagatcacttgaggtcaggagttcaagaccagcttggccaacatgttgaaaccttgtctctaatgaaaacacaaaaaatagccgggcgtggtggcacacgcctgtaatcccagctacttgggaggctgagggaggaaaatcactttaacttgggaggaggttgcagtgagccaagatctcgccactgtactccagcctgggtgacaaaacaagactgcctcaggaaaaaaaaaaaaaaattaactgggtatggtagtgcatgcctgtagtcccagctgcttgggagcctg from Theropithecus gelada isolate Dixy chromosome 9, Tgel_1.0, whole genome shotgun sequence includes these protein-coding regions:
- the LOC112631306 gene encoding riboflavin kinase; this translates as MPRADCIMRHLPYFCRGQVVRGFGRGSKQLGIPTANFPEQVVDNLPADISTGIYYGWASVGSGDVHKMVVSIGWNPYYKNTKKSMETHIMHTFKEDFYGEILNVAIVGYLRPEKNFDSLESLISAIQGDIEEAKKQLDLPEHLKVKEDNFFQVSKSKIMNGH